CGATCGATCTCCCCGTCGATCCGGGCGTCGTAGAGCGCGCGGGCGACCGCCCTGACGACCGCGGCCGCGGCCGGCTCGGGGGCTCCCGCGAGGTCCAAGACCGTCGGGTTGCCGTCGGCGGCGACCCGCGCGATCGGTGGCGCATCGGCGTCGAACACCCCCCACGACGCCGCGAGTCGGAGGTGGTTCGCGGCCGCCCGCCGGTCAGCCGCGGGAGCGTCTGCGGCGTCGACCCGCTCGCGGAGCGTCGCGAGCGACGGCGACCCAGTTGCCTGCTCCGAGCCCCCGTCTCCGGCGGCGTCGAACGCGTCGGCGACGACGCGCCACACGAGGCTCCCCGGCCCGCCGGCCGGGTCGAGCGAGAGCAGATCCGGCCACGCGTCGGGCGGGATGGCCGCCGGGCGAACGCGCGGTTCGACGACGCGCCCGCCGACCGCCCGGAGCCCACCGAAGACTCCCATCGGATCGATTACCACCGGCGCGACGCCGCGGTTCGCGGCGAGTCCCTCCGCGATGACTCCGAGCGTGTACGACTTTCCGGTCCCCCGCTTGCCGAAGACGACGCCGGCGTGGGGCCCGTTGGCGTCGAGGCCCACCGCGGCGCCGGCGCTGCCGTCACGCGCACGGAACGACCCGAGCCGAACCGTCGGTAGCCGTCCGTCGTCGCTCGTCCCGCTCGCGTCGCTCGTTCCGGCGGTGTCGGCTCCGCCGGCCGAATCGGTGTCGCGTCCGAGGACGTACATCGCCGCGGAGTGGCCGCGGTCTCGTACAAAAGCGACGGGAGACGCGACGGCTCGTTCGTCCGCCCTCCGCCCGAATCCCGCCCCACCATTTATCCCCGATACCGCGACCACCGACCGTATGCCGCCTACGACACACGACGGACGCACCAGGAACGACCGATCGTTTCGCACGGACCGCCGGGCTATCGAGGGCCTTCCCGTCAGGCTCGTCATCGCGCTGGTCGTCGGCGTCGCGAGCCTCAGCGTGATGATGGGGATGATCGGCGACATCGACGGCCTGGCGGCGACGGAGGTCGACGCGCAGCCACAGCCCGAGGTGACGACGCCGGGCGAGCAGTCGATCGACGTCGCCGTCGTTGACCCGGACGGCTCTCGCGTCGCCGACGCGACGGTCATCGTCCGGAGCGGCTCGGCACAGATCGACGGCGTCGCGACCGGAACCACCGGATCGGACGGAACCGCGACGGTCGACGTCGACCCGACACTCGGACCGAACCAGCCGGACGGGACGCTCACCGTTGAGGTGAAACCGCCGGCCGAGGGCGACTACGTCGACGAGCGCGGGAACACGGAGGTGCTGGTGGTCGAAGAGTGATCAGACCTGGTCGTCCCAGTCGATCCAGTCCTGCTCCCAGCCGTGGCGCGCGAAGTGGCCTTGCTCGGCGCGCTCGGCGTCTTCGCGGCGCGTCCGGTTCCGTTCGACCCCGCGCTGTTCGCCGTCGGCGAGCATCGGCTGCACCCGTGTCGGTCCGGCCGTCTCGACCGTCTGGAACCCCGCAGGGGCGTCGTCGTCGTCGACGGCCGTCTCGCCGTCTGTCGGCCGTTCGATCGCGGCGATCGTCTGTACCGTCGTGCCGCGCGGATAGACGATCCGGCCTCCCGAAGCCAACTGCTCGCGGAGCGCGCGCGGCGGCTCGACGACCCCCGCTTCGAGGAGAATCCGGTCGTACGGCGCGTACTCGGGGAGCCCGTGGACCCCGTCGCGCCGGTCGACGAGGACGGCGTCGTATCCCGTCGCGGAGAGGTTCGACCGTGCGATCGCCACCGCCTCCCGGTCGATGTCGACCGCGTGGACGCGCTTCGCGCCGACGATTTCGGCGATCAGCGCGACCGAGTACCCGACGCCCGCCCCGACGACGAGGACCTCGTCGCCCTCGTCGGCGTCGAGCGTGGCGAGCAGCCGGACCACCGTCGCGAGTTCGAGCGATCGGTCGTCGCTCTCTCCGCTCTGCGCTCTCGCACCGATATCGTCTCCGACCGTCGCCGAGGCGTCCTCGACGAACGGCTCTCGGGAGACGCGCTGGAGCGCCGTCAGCACGGTCCCGTCGAGCGTCTCGCCGATCTGGTGTTCGAGCCCCTCGATCATGTCGGCTCGAAGCGACGCCTCGTCCATAGCCCGACTCGGCACTCGGCCCTCTAAAACTGCTCGCTCGGTCGTCCCCCGCCCGCGCCGCCGCCTCCGCCGTTCTGCTCTACCGCATCGGAACGAACCGGACGCCGCCGTGGTCCTCGCGTTCGAGGCCGGCTTCGCCGACGGTCAGCCTGACGAGCCGCTGTGCGCCCTCTCGACCGACCGGCGCGACGATCCGACCGCCCGTCCGCACCCGGTCGACGATCCCGGCCGGCACGCCGTCCGCCGGCGCGCAAGTCAGGTACGCCGCGTCGAAGGCCGGACGCTCCGCGAACGCGTCCCGTCCGTCGCCGGCCCGAACGGTCACATCGTATCCGAGCCGGTCGAGTCGCTCGCGGGCCGCCTCGGCCAGCGCGGGGACGCGTTCGACGCTGTAGACGTTTCCCGGCCCGACGATCTCGGCGACGACGGCCGCGTGGTACCCGCATCCCGTCCCGACTTCGAACACCCTGTCACCGGAGTCGAGGTCGAGGAGGTCGGTTATGACCGCGACCATGTGCGGCGCGCTGATCGTCTGCTCGTGGCCGATCGGCAGCGGTCGGTCGTCGTAGGCGCGCGACCGATAGCGGTCGGGAACGAACGCGTGTCGCGGGACGGCCGCTATCGCCGCCAGCGTCCGCTCCGACACGTCGAGCCGCTCGCGGAGGCTCGCGACGAGCCGCTGACGCGCCGCCTCGTCGTCGGCTGTGTCCATGAGTCCCTCTAACACGCGACGTGTGGTGAGGCTGTCGGCGAGCGGCCGCCGAGCGTCGTCGCGTGCGGTCGGACGAACTGCCGTTTATAAATAGT
This genomic window from Halorubrum sp. PV6 contains:
- a CDS encoding carboxypeptidase regulatory-like domain-containing protein is translated as MPPTTHDGRTRNDRSFRTDRRAIEGLPVRLVIALVVGVASLSVMMGMIGDIDGLAATEVDAQPQPEVTTPGEQSIDVAVVDPDGSRVADATVIVRSGSAQIDGVATGTTGSDGTATVDVDPTLGPNQPDGTLTVEVKPPAEGDYVDERGNTEVLVVEE
- a CDS encoding protein-L-isoaspartate O-methyltransferase; translation: MDEASLRADMIEGLEHQIGETLDGTVLTALQRVSREPFVEDASATVGDDIGARAQSGESDDRSLELATVVRLLATLDADEGDEVLVVGAGVGYSVALIAEIVGAKRVHAVDIDREAVAIARSNLSATGYDAVLVDRRDGVHGLPEYAPYDRILLEAGVVEPPRALREQLASGGRIVYPRGTTVQTIAAIERPTDGETAVDDDDAPAGFQTVETAGPTRVQPMLADGEQRGVERNRTRREDAERAEQGHFARHGWEQDWIDWDDQV
- a CDS encoding protein-L-isoaspartate(D-aspartate) O-methyltransferase translates to MDTADDEAARQRLVASLRERLDVSERTLAAIAAVPRHAFVPDRYRSRAYDDRPLPIGHEQTISAPHMVAVITDLLDLDSGDRVFEVGTGCGYHAAVVAEIVGPGNVYSVERVPALAEAARERLDRLGYDVTVRAGDGRDAFAERPAFDAAYLTCAPADGVPAGIVDRVRTGGRIVAPVGREGAQRLVRLTVGEAGLEREDHGGVRFVPMR
- a CDS encoding ATP-binding protein, which produces MYVLGRDTDSAGGADTAGTSDASGTSDDGRLPTVRLGSFRARDGSAGAAVGLDANGPHAGVVFGKRGTGKSYTLGVIAEGLAANRGVAPVVIDPMGVFGGLRAVGGRVVEPRVRPAAIPPDAWPDLLSLDPAGGPGSLVWRVVADAFDAAGDGGSEQATGSPSLATLRERVDAADAPAADRRAAANHLRLAASWGVFDADAPPIARVAADGNPTVLDLAGAPEPAAAAVVRAVARALYDARIDGEIDRLPWLLVDEAHAFFGGVADPALRTLLTRGRAPGVSLVCATQRPGAVPSVAVSQADLVVAHRLTAERDRDRLAEAEASYLAGDLVSRLPTGTGEALVVDDATETAHTVRVRERRTPHGGGSPRASEAAAPKPEDPR